From Triticum aestivum cultivar Chinese Spring chromosome 4A, IWGSC CS RefSeq v2.1, whole genome shotgun sequence, a single genomic window includes:
- the LOC123087567 gene encoding U2 small nuclear ribonucleoprotein A', which yields MVRLNADLIWKSPHFFNAIKERELDLRGNKIAIIENIGATEDQFDTIDLSDNEIVKLENFPFMNRLGTLLINNNRITRINPNLGEFLPKMHTLVLTNNRLTSLAEIDPLASLPKLQFLSLLDNTVTKQPDYRLYVIHKLKHLRLLDFKKVKQQERADAAQKFHSKEAEEAAKKVAAKAYTPVVMDSQGTTKDQGPKVVAPTPAQITAIKAAIVNSQTLDEVTRLEKALSTGQVPAEFALPKPDTNMAEASEEAEAEKMETDGQDQEEDGADEQKQADESTPIQED from the exons atggTGAGGCTCAACGCCGACCTGATATGGAAGAGCCCGCACTTCTTCAACGCCATCAAGGAGCGCGAGCTCGACCTCCGAG GCAACAAGATCGCCATCATCGAGAACATCGGCGCCACCGAG GACCAGTTTGACACGATTGATTTGTCGGACAACGAGATTGTCAAGCTTGAGAACTTCCCTTTCATGAATCGCCTTGGCACTCTGTTAATCAACAACAACAGAATTACACGTATCAATCCCAACCTTGGTG AGTTTTTACCCAAGATGCATACTTTGGTGCTGACGAACAATCGCCTCACAAGTCTTGCGGAGATTGACCCCCTGGCCTCTCTTCCAAAGCTGCAATTTCTCAGCTTACTGGATAATACCGTAACTAAGCAACCAGATTACCGGTTATATGTGATCCACAAGCTGAAGCATCTGCGTCTCCTGGACTTCAAGAAAGTGAAACAACAG GAGAGAGCTGACGCAGCACAAAAGTTCCACTCAAAGGAGGCAGAGGAGGCGGCAAAGAAGGTTGCTGCCAAAGCTTATACTCCAGTAGTGATGGATTCTCAAGGTACCACAAAAGATCAGGGCCCTAAAGTAGTCGCTCCAACGCCTGCGCAGATCACAGCTATCAAG GCTGCTATCGTGAACTCTCAGACACTTGATGAAGTAACAAGGCTTGAGAAG GCGCTGAGCACTGGCCAAGTTCCTGCTGAGTTTGCGCTCCCCAAGCCTGATACTAACATGGCTGAGGCGTCAGAGGAAGCTGAAGCTGAGAAGATGGAGACAGATGGTCAGGACCAGGAGGAGGATGGGGCTGATGAGCAGAAACAAGCAGATGAAAGCACCCCAATTCAAGAG GATTGA
- the LOC123087569 gene encoding uncharacterized protein, producing the protein MADQGGTGQEDSYKGGLLPVFPEEEPKQHQVTVSHAASKGRYARFKQNLNAKAQETKQHHHQVAISGASSKGRSQAGWMSKERSTAEGINMEEHAWRFRPLPPPKWTGDFDIASIGIPPVMRKRKPPEVRNALRERRVAAKQKDARYHAEVALRKYNRANNTKYELVEVKVISIFYEFGGGGAHYNFTAKQPEDQQNADADSTKLFFSEVDLYFRSENDVIMCCIVGENDAGRCYGCENYQPVVHPSSQAYGGGSSTCIDYPGSDGDSDSD; encoded by the exons ATGGCGGATCAGGGAGGTACTGGCCAGGAGGATTC GTATAAGGGGGGTTTGCTGCCTGTCTTCCCAGAGGAGGAGCCAAAGCAACACCAAGTTACAGTTTCACATGCTGCTTCAAAGGGGAGATATGCAAG GTTTAAACAGAATTTGAATGCCAAGGCACAGGAGACAAAGCAACACCACCATCAAGTTGCCATCTCAGGCGCCTCTTCAAAAGGGAG GAGTCAAGCTGGTTGGATGTCCAAGGAGAGGAGCACTGCTGAAGGTATCAACATGGAGGAACATGCTTGGAGGTTTCGGCCTCTGCCCCCACCCAAATGGACGGGTGACTTTGACATCGCTTCCATCGGAATTCCACCTGTAATGCGAAAGAGGAAACCTCCGGAGGTGAGGAACGCGCTGCGCGAAAGAAGAGTCGCGGCCAAACAAAAGGATGCGCGCTACCACGCGGAGGTGGCCCTGCGTAAATACAACAGAGCGAACAACACCAAG TATGAGCTGGTGGAGGTAAAAGTGATATCCATATTTTACGAGTTTGGAGGGGGCGGCGCCCATTATAACTTCACAGCTAAGCAGCCTGAGGACCAGCAGAATGCTGATGCCGACAGTACCAAGCTATTCTTCTCTGAAGTCGACCTCTATTTCCGGAGTGAGAATGATGTGATTATGTGCTGTATAGTTGGAGAAAATGATGCAG GGCGCTGCTATGGATGCGAAAACTACCAGCCTGTTGTTCACCCAAGCAGCCAAGCATATGGCGGCGGTAGTAGTACTTGTATTGACTATCCTGGTTCGGATGGCGATAGCGACAGCGACTAG